The window GGTAACCTGGCTGGTGATAGCAAAGAATGCCAGGACCTCTTACATACCCAAGGAGCTGTTTCTCCATTAATAAATCTTCTGcaggtatttttattttctttctatgtcattaatgtattatTGTAAAGCTTTTACTAGGACATCATTACATAGGAGGATATGAAGAAGTTCCTGGACCAGTTATGTTTAAtagaaaataacttatttacctaagttttaacatcatctccttcgaaatagtcactttgtgcagcaatacaccggtcccagcattcctgccacttttggaatccagcctggaagtcattttccataaGTGAATCAAGGACCTTCTGTGGTTCGCTCTGgatcttaacccttttggtaccaacccgaccaaaaccgcctctggccctgtagtacaaatgtcttgatttcataagttttgaattaaaatcttccaccaaaccttagtcacaatttatgttcctaacactagctcaatgataactaagttattgtactaaattcttagttatatttaaaattaattgaacgaaacacagagcgtctcaacagaaatacggtaatgaaagggttaacagtgttaaaacggtgacctttaAGCTGCATTTACATCTTGGGGAAGAAATAgaagtccacaggtgctaaatctggcaaatagggcaAGTGCAGAAGTGATGctgtgttgtttttggtgagaagcttggagagctcggtgacagggtgcattgtcttCATGAAGTATCCAATTCTTCACACTTCACCGATCCAGTTGCTTTTGCCGAATGTCCTTCCTCTATGACActtcaaaacattgcagtagaactcttgattgatggTCTGGCACTGGGGGATGAATacttgatgcacaataccacatttcctgGGTTGTTGCTTGTGGCAGatcttccagatcactcatcaTCTTTCAAGGACGTTCTTCTActtttgaagcacctgtgccagttgaacattgcgtacgacccattgcctcattgtcgtaagcttgctgaagcatgttcAATATCTCTGTAGTAGACTTcctaagtttaacacaaaatttcacattggctctttgttcctgtccctgacaaaattgcagactacagcatacacatgatcacaaaaatacaaatgtcgcaacttgcgaagtaaacactgcaatgtcactcagcacactgcctcatgaagatcaCTGCTAGCTTTCACTGCGCATGCAACCATGTGTTGCCATCTGTTAGTGACttcagaactagtctgggaactttttgataccacctcatgtGTTTCTttagcatttgtgtgtatgtgtcagaagAGACATCCAATGTATTTTCACTTCAGGGTATATTTGAGTTTAATGGCTGGGTAATAAGGTTAATGTATGAAGGCTGGTAGAATGAGTATCATAAGTTGCATAAGCTTATATTCAAGGTGTGTTGGGTGCCGCTCACATGTCATATAAGAACAATTAAAAGTAAATCAGTATTTGTAATTTTACAATTTCTTATGAATGCTCATGAAGTATaatatttgttcttttgtttgttcccTAGTCAGTCTTGGTCAAACAGACCCTGGATTGAAAGCATTCCATTTGTGctcatctatatttttgtttatcaggGCCTATGTTGTgcaatgtatttttctttatttgctaCTGTTTCTAGGTCAGATAATCTCTTAGAAGCTTATTAATAGTTGTAGTAAGCTGTTACTGCTTACATTAGACTCTAATATCTCGCAGCATATAGAAACTGAAAGTATAGTATGGTATGCTGTCAAGAATATGAAGAATGTGAGGATCATAACCACTACCACTATAATAGGATAGCAGAGAAAACTTGTAGTCAGTGTACAGTTGAATAGCCTCTTAATTGACTGTTGTTTtgatgttatgattattattattattttttttgcaaactGTTGTTGTTTATCAAAACAGATGTCCTGTTGGAataattccattcacaaaatTAAGAATACAATATATAACTCTTGATAGTCTAATTTACCTTACTGTAAATAAGTATTATCATGTAAGCAACAACTGTAATGTGTTGTTACATTTCAGTTTTattctcaaatttttttttgggCCATTCAACTTTTCTAAATTCAGTTAGAAAAATACTATAGTGGTGGAAAGAACATTGTATGTTTCAATTATTGCTACATTTGTCTTTAGTACACTTGCATGTTACATCTCATGGTTTTTATCACAGTCTTTATCTGAAGATAGAATCTAGTACATACTGTTAGAATGAAGGATTTGATTTTTGGATCTAATTAGTTACACTCATTGTAGAGtagatttacaaatattttggATATCTCCAAATCCTAGAACATTTAATACATTGTATCAAGCTGGCACATCAAACTTAAATGGCTGTGtgtttaaaaagtttgctttgtaaccatatGGTCTTTGATTCAGCCCAACTGCATAGCACCATGGGGTGTCCAATCCCTCAAGAGTGAAATTGGTAtgaaagcccattgtgtatatgtacatgtgtgtgtgtgtgcatgttgtcaTTTTCACTCTTTTACATGAGAATGTTTGAATAGAAAATGGTAATATGAGGTTTATATTCTTTGTGAACCATACGTCCTGTAGCTCAGCTCTTTTGAAATTTAGTTgaatcaaaaaaaaaacaggtaaggTTTGATAACAGGAAGAACATCTTGTAAAATATGCTtagttctttctgtttttgtatgtacctgtGGTATGTGTCACACTTCGAAGGAAGAGGTAAAAAGTTAAAGGGAGAGGTACAAAGAAAAAGAGCAATAAAAGGTGTTAAGCAAATTAGGTGAGTGGCAAAgcgggagagaggagaggaataGAAGCAGAGGAGGTATAGTTGAAGTGAGAGGCAaagaagaggaagtaagagagagaggggggagtgtgaTGGCACTGAGAGGTAAGAGAAATATGTGTTAAATGCAGGAGGACAGTTAGCGGCAAGGAGACATAGGggagggaggagaaaaagatttagatagatagattgagtgaAGGAAGGGTGTGGATAGACAATAATAGTGCAAGACAATGGAACCATTCTCATACAGAAAACGTTGGAAAACTTTTCATTTTCGACGATATATGATAATTGCAAAAAGAAAtattgcctatctatctgtcttacagttattttgtctgcctctctctctctcagcaaatAGTTGTAGATGTTACTGTTACTTTCTACAGTATTTTCAGAGTAGActgatgcatagatacatacacatattgttaaattaaaagcgggagagaggagggacacaggaagtgagagagacagtagatacatagatcgaaagaaaagttgatacatgaatgcatagacatattgttaaatcaaagacaaataactacagctaATATTAgatgtcactttcacttttcattatcacatgaggataaaattaacttgcaagtggccgagtattccacagacatgcataccattaacgtagttctcagagagattcaacctcacacagaatatgacaaggctggcccctttcagttacagctacaactcattttggccagctgagtgaactggagctagataaaccttcaagtggtggaaagaaaatgaaaaagatcctatataggggcaggaaaatctttttagtcaTTAGGGTCACTATTGGTGTTAATCCATTCCTAACAGTGGCATTTGTAGGTGTCACAGATCTGGAGGCCAAGCCCTCCCCCCCCCCTCGATAAACACCAATGCACAGGCTGTTGTTATCAAACTGAGCGTGAATTGAGGGCAAAATCACTACACAACGGAATAGCAATTATTTTGTCTTAGCTTTCACTGCTTATTCTAAACATATGACATTTTTGCCTTACAATATGGaacatttccttttctctcacactttctaaAAAATGGCACACTATTGCTTATGACGATGAAGTTCCTGTTTATCTGATCAATGGAATtgtctgctcataaaattaacacacaagtggctgagtactctacagacatgcataccatagcatagttctcagggagattcagcctcacacagaatgtgacaaggctgaaccCTTTGAGTTACAGCtacatctcatttttgccagctgagtggactgcagcaaggtgaagtagagtaccttgctcaagaacacagcatgcCACTGGGAATTGTGGGCCGAATActcgtaaccactgagccacacaccttcactcttaatagagaaaaggagtgaagcgatacagacagagaaaggaaagctTCAGTCATTTAAAATGACAACTAGACAGAAATACAATTCATCTTTTCtagcttctttacttttaacaatgaagaaaagGGAAAGACATTTAGAAATGAATAGAGGGAAAGTCTTTcagatgtttacattttcattcTGGGAATTCTAGAATGATTGACTGTTAGTTCTCTCTTTCCTCCcactcccagtacttattcgcCTTCTTTCATAGTTCTTCATGCCTTTTAGTTGAGGGGAaagaccatgttttttttttcaggcacgTTTAACGTTTCctctacaaactacaaacaagcccccattatttctgtgtgtgtgtttgttcctccaccatcacttgacaacagatgttggtgtgtttgtgttcccataacttagctgtttggcagaagagactgatagaataagcaccaggcttacagggaataagacCAGAGGTTGATTTCTTaactaaagggtggtgctccagcatggccacagtcaaatgactgaaactagtaaaagaataaaagaatactagaAGAATGTTCTGTacactaaaccaagaaggttctttgaatatgtacgatgtattttaaggttaatatAGTAATTCTATTTATGTTTGCGtagctgagatattttggttggattatcgAGTTATCAGTTTTACACTTCTTACTTTATTCCGTAggtgtcacaatatagaaacatttctcatggtaccagcacacaatttacagatgcttacgtTTTTTATGTTTTCGATGAAGTTTTCACGGCTCCAGCTAGTCATAATTTTACTAATGCTGACagtacctttcatctttctgatgATGGTAAAacagtatcagtcaagtactacaGTTGATTTAATGGGCTGTATATGCTCTCCCAAAGTTTGGGGCAGTGTTTGTTGAATCTTTAGTCAgataaaatgttttgtggtattcacttacattctgagtttaaatttcaccaaagtcaattttgcctttcatccttttgtgggttATTAGGTTCaattaatcaacttaatccgctcTCTCTAAAATTAGTGATCTTGTGTTtatattaaaaatcattattgttattttaaatccaaactataattgtttttaaattgcTGTCTTCAGAGTTATAATTGATATGTTAACAtgcaatatttaaaatgaaaaagaaacgaCTGGATTCAATATGTATCAAGTTAAATATCATTAACTATTCAATTTCAGTCACCTGTGCCTTCTGTTGTccaatcagcctcttttgctctctctaacCTTGCCAGAGAAAATCCAAGCATACAAAGGTATTTATGAACAAAACAGATTGAAGATTTTATGTTTAATTTCAGTTCTTCCTACTCATGATTTCATTTGAAACATTTCTATCAAAATGGTATATTTTCACACTTAGCATAATTTGatggtttctttcattttgtagtatcaccatcatcataatttaatgtcctttttttttcatgctggcattggttggactcAACATTTATATTGCTAATGAAACCCTGTGGCTATTTTGGtgacattttaataataatttgcaaATTATACTGCTTCAATTATTGATTTGGCATCACTAATTTCCAGTCCTTATCCTATCCAAACACCCCCTCTTTTAAAATGTGAGTAGTCTTGAACAAGAAACCTACTTTACTCCAACCCTTTTCTCTCgtactttataataataataataataataataattgtgtacagtgctcaggtgcactacaactcatctaaagtgtatatataatcaggtgtagtttcggcggatttcggaaagcatgagggccttaaaggatgcagtgtcatggcagtcaacaactgacgcaggcagtttattccatgcttcagcaactctgagcgtgaaaaaatgtttccgaaagtcatgggagctgtgttgttttctgactttgtaggcatgtccacgtgtgttagacacatggagatcaaaaaggtgttcagtgttgttgttggtgaggtggttgataaccttgtgggtgtttaccaagtccgtcgccagacgccggagcttcagtgaatccatgcccagggaaataaggcgctcagaatatggtaggtgtctgatggagggtatgcgtttggttgcacgtctctgaacagattccaggaggtcaatgttctgagcaagatagggattacaaactgatgatgcgaattccaagtgtggtcgtaccatagctgtatacagttttaaatagatggctggagagcggctaacaaaagtcttgctgagtgatgccaagacaccctcggccttatttatctacttattttcCTAGCATAAAGTTCCCCCTCCCCACTCATggtttgtagtcttgcaagctgcatgactATCTCATTTGTGTTAgtagcatgttaaaagcacccaattcacactgtaaagtggttggcattggaaagagcgttcagctgtagaaaccatgccaaacagtTCTTGGGCCTATCCTGTCAAAATTttcagctcatgccagcatggaacatagacattacatgatgatgatgatggaaaataTCTGATTTAATTATTAAGGCAATTGTTTATTACACTGTTAATATGAATGATTTGCAGTTATTTTACCAGctgattctttgttttattttattgtagaaCGATGCTTGATAATAACATATTATCCAACATCATTCCTTTCTTGCATATTCATTTCAACTCCTTTGATATTTTGTGTGAACTTGGTTGGGTATTAACTTACCTTACTGCCAGGTAAGTTTCCATTAGTACTTATGCACTTTTTTGTGTGGTTTTCAGTATAAATTGTAAATTACAGTTTTGATCAAGTCAGTTTAAGATGTTTTAGCTATTTTTATTCTAATCTACTTTGTTTGCATTGATCTTgaacttaaaaatataaaaaaaatctaccactttcaaaacttcttcatcagtTTGAGGCCTTTGTAATTCCATACCTGTGAAACATCTCTTTTAAGTTTATGTTGAAGATGATAATGTTTGGCCAGTTATGAGGATTACACCTACCTGATCAGCCAGCCAACATGGGaggcttctgttttttttttttgctcaactTGTTAAAAAAGCAGCCTAATCTTCTCCAAATCATTCACTATCATCTTAAATAAGAATAGAAAACATTGGATTATGTAATCTTGTATACCTTTGGGATGAACACAACCagtggctaaacagcaacaacttgATTAGTTAAATGAGTAACTAGtggacatgtatatgcatgcatactatCCTTTCTAATACTTCTTTGTAATCTTTGGAAACAATTTACTTTGCAGTAGTGAATATGTTGATGAGCTTGTAGCTATTGGACTTCTTACAAGATTGCTAAATCTGCTTGACAATTATGCTGCTGAAGAACAAAACAATGGACAGGTTAGTTTGGATTTTTACTGAATGTTATATACTGAGGAGGAAAATTATTCATTTCTAGGGTTTATTTTACAACCTGTATCTATAACTACTTCCTAATCTAGCTTCCTTTCTCCAAATGTTATATAGCTTCAAGCAAATTTATTCTTGATATCTTAAGTCTAAGTTTGTTAACCTAAGCATATTTACTTTTCAgtgaattgatctttattttttCACTGATTTTCATCATTGTACTGTGTCCATACTGGGATACTATATTCAGAAGTTTAATTGATTTTATTGAGTTTGGTactctagtatttattttatcaatctcttattTATCAATGAGctaaggcagacaaaatatcatGATATTTTTGCTCAATACACTGATTCATCTGCCATCccctttattaatatatatagatatttgtgtgtgtttgtatatatgctcacatagATAGTTAAGAggaattggcagaattattaaagtGTTAGATAGAATATTTTTCAGTATCTATTTTGACTTTCTGCTCTGTGTTCAATCTTGCTAAAGTTAGCTTTTCCTTCCATCTTAGTaggatcgataaaaaaaagtacctttcCATGGCAGTGGATTGATAGAGTTATTTTAGTGCCAGATAAGAAGCCTTGTCGTATCTATTCCAACCTTTTATGTTCAGTTTCACTTCAACAATTAGTGGCAATGAGATtctgtcatttatatattttttgctgttttactattgaaaaaattattaataactgACAGAAAGACCTGATTGTATTTGTAGAGATTTTTGTAATGTGTTGTATGAAGTATTTCTCAAATGAATTCTCTACTTCACATGATTATTGAAATGTAGTTTATTAATAATAGACTATCTTATTTTGTCAGTTATAATTGTCAATAGTTATTTCAATTCACTTGTGTTACTAATGTTGTTAAATAAGGCATGGATCATCCCTTATAAATTTCCTTTATAAATCTATAAAAACGATTAGATATTGATTGGCTGTTAGATGGTTAAAACAGTAGGGTTGATTTAGATGGTGTAAAGTATTTAATTCTTAATTCAAATTTTGTTAGATTCATCTGTATATTTGTTTAGGATTTGTAGAGGTGTTGGTCATAGGGAAGTAATTTGatcaattatatttctttcttttataagaATGAGTCTTGtaccaaatgaaaagaaattgcaAATATTATTGTTGGAAGAGATCTTCCAAAAATGCTACATTTTTTGGGCAAATAAATAAATCCCCTACTAATGTTATTGTGAATATGTTTATTGTTGCAGGTGATAACTCCTTTGTTGCGGGCAGTGGGAAATATCTGTGCTGGACAAGATGAATATAGTGTACAAGCAGCCAATGATCCTGACTTCTTCTCATCACTAAATGCCTTCCTTCACTCCAAACACCGGCATATTATCAAAGAAACATTGTGGGTTCTTTCTAATATGGCAGGTTagtatctttttctctaatttctgCTTAAGAAATaggctcttttttttcttttggtcctCTGATAGAcggtttttttttcaacatgtgTAAATTTTAGGTCTGTCAACTAATGTAAATGTAGCACTTTCAACACTAAGAATACATAAAATGATGTGAAATTAGGTCGCAATTTGTGACTAAAGAAAGATTAAGTGAAAGGTAGAATCCACTGATAAACATTGACTTCAGATAGCCTTCATTTATTGTGTCTGTTTTTTATGCTGACTAGAGTTGACCATGTGTACAATACATTTttcatatcttgattttttaattgatttcatATTACTATGATCAGATCCACTTCATTAACTATTGTATTTAATTCTGTGCTACTTTCTCCAGCTAACTTACACTAAACCTCCAAAGATTATACTATTGTACTGCAAGTTCACAGTTGGTATAGctcttttgtttcttgtttcacTGACAACACACTTTAGTAAAtggttctttatattctgttAACTGTCAATATAAACAACCTCAATAGCCTTATTTGGTAAAACATTCCATTCATATATAATTTGGCTGGATGGATACTGGGAAACAAGATCTTAAATCCACACTAGATAAAAGATGTAGTAAAGCTGGCAATAATGCTGCTTAGTGATCAAGTTTATTACAGAATATTGATTGATGATAATTCATAGCCATAGAAAAAAATGTGTCCAATTTAGTAATGTGATAGTAATACCAGCAATAAATTAAATGTGAAAACAAGAACCAACAAGAAGAGAACTTTTATGTGATATCAACATCTGATGTCTGAGGCCTAAACTTAAATTATTCTGTTCTATTTAATGAAAACAATGGTAAATCAGCATCATAATTGTCCAAAAcagttgtttgtttctttttcaaaaatgtaatttttttcttccgaTTACtatttaaagttatttatttctattgctttcatttttatatttttcttcttttttcatagcTATTGCTGATGTTTCAATGAGAATTTTGCATTCAGATCTTCTATCATCTGTAACTAAGCTTCTGGTGTCTACTTTTGACATTCGAATTGAAGTAAGTtctttaaaatatagtttaatcATTGACCTACATTGTCTACATTTTCTCTGTGGACCTTTTCAGATCCATAATTGCTACCATATATCTGTTGGTACATTAACTTGTGTAACTCAATGTATTGAACTTTGAAGATAACCTTTGCTGACACAAGTTCCtaagtttttgtttctcattactGGATCTATTTCTAGTAATATAAGTTTAATTGCCATAATTTCCTCTTTGCCTCTCATGCTCCAGAAAATCAGACTATGCATGTATTACGATTAATTCTGCTACTAACCTACCTCCTTGTCATCAGTAATTTTATTATAGTAATCTCTCTTGTATTAATCTTCAGGTTGTTTATCTGCTGTGTAACCTGGGTAGCCATTCTTCCAGTCATTGTTCAATATTGGCTCCTTTAAAGATTATTCCACAGATGGTTGTAATGTTGAAATCATCAGACCTTGAATCTCTTAGTCTTGCTCTCTTTTTCTGTGAGATGATGTGCCGACTGACAGATGAGGTAATTATTTATCTAATCTTCCTTTGCTGGATATTCTATAGACTTTTGGACAGTTAATCTATAGTTACAGacttttatgtacatgtatgaaggGCAAATCAACCTAGATA of the Octopus sinensis linkage group LG1, ASM634580v1, whole genome shotgun sequence genome contains:
- the LOC115217812 gene encoding importin subunit alpha-9-like, producing MSSRKERFKTFSRRTGTCGGIDELRHRRREDEIVIRKEKRDWILNSKRFRYDEPTDEISEQEVIAATQDLLKGCDKCIEKLQLLRRAFSQGSLYIDAFFSVENVLPCLVGLFTGPDPDVQLEAAWCLTNLSAGMHHYTTAIVKIAAPYLITYLSSNNHFLQDQSAWAVGNLAGDSKECQDLLHTQGAVSPLINLLQSPVPSVVQSASFALSNLARENPSIQRTMLDNNILSNIIPFLHIHFNSFDILCELGWVLTYLTASSEYVDELVAIGLLTRLLNLLDNYAAEEQNNGQVITPLLRAVGNICAGQDEYSVQAANDPDFFSSLNAFLHSKHRHIIKETLWVLSNMAAIADVSMRILHSDLLSSVTKLLVSTFDIRIEVVYLLCNLGSHSSSHCSILAPLKIIPQMVVMLKSSDLESLSLALFFCEMMCRLTDEGQQQFEECGGIGYLEGLEYHSNEAIQTQANEMLETYFFLGDENVDQELDEFQQH